In one Thermanaerovibrio velox DSM 12556 genomic region, the following are encoded:
- a CDS encoding M16 family metallopeptidase produces MKLFILPIASLAILLFFVPRAFSAPLPEVSMGGVNQYHLANRLMVLLIRDPGASNVTVNVVYRVGSSDERDGERGLAHLLEHLLFKGTPSHPDIPSEIASRGGRANGNTWTDRTCYFQTLPARLENLRWALSLESERMTKARITAEELDKERGVVINELVRGENDPISVLMNRMESVAFDWHSYGKPTIGNRVDLERLSLDRVLDFYRSFVRPDNGVLIISSPFEDEVVLKEVERFFGSIEVPSYPVPRMVSQELGQDGERMVKLYLPGQYGAVGLVYHGPAGSSRKAAAFQVLMEIIGAEPSGRLYRDLVMKGVAGAVWAGAFMFKDSSTAIALAQLPGGSNPESALAAMVDSVEGRRGFTAEEVHQAKQRILKRMDLKYASPDELAVELTEWVARGDWRLFFVHRSRVEDVTPEEVNALAERYLVRYNRTAGIFEPSSSDVRVMVPNGEPIGEEELRRAAESPLMEGESLGVTLDEMERRVQRFTLGGLKVGLIDKRTRGGWVYARLGLEIGTPEDLKGKALIGELMGRYLGRGAGGMSREELDRAFDEMRALVSFSGSPTGVTVDLKAPSENFGKALDLVALCLKEPRFSKEQLSTLKLELRSEIEDQMDDPSALAEEVLDEAFNPYHKGDVRRPLTMKERLEGMESVGLNELKAFHRQFFGLSEGQLGVVGPVDGDWLRKKLEDLFSGWSPKVRYRRVEYPFVPVEGGVRRVQVNGKPNATVAAWSPVRINQESPDYPDLLVAVNVLGGGWLDSRLARRIRHHDGTSYGVRLSLRVFDPDDSGRLEFWAIASPKDVPRVKESFRDELRRALNEGFSSQEVERAKSFILEGVKVDRSQDGRLPRQLEKDLFLGRDFLWHRAMEEAISKVTPDSALKALRRHLSGEGAFLIVEAGSFE; encoded by the coding sequence TTGAAGCTGTTCATACTGCCTATAGCGTCCCTTGCGATCCTCTTGTTCTTTGTTCCAAGGGCATTTTCCGCTCCTCTGCCCGAGGTTTCCATGGGTGGGGTGAACCAGTACCACCTTGCGAACCGTTTGATGGTGCTCCTCATCCGTGATCCCGGGGCTTCAAACGTTACGGTCAACGTGGTTTACCGGGTGGGTTCGTCCGACGAGAGGGACGGAGAGAGGGGGCTGGCACATCTTTTGGAGCATCTGCTTTTCAAGGGTACCCCGTCTCATCCTGACATCCCGAGCGAGATAGCCTCTAGGGGAGGCAGGGCGAACGGCAACACCTGGACCGACAGGACCTGTTACTTCCAGACCCTTCCGGCCCGCTTGGAAAACCTTCGCTGGGCCCTGTCCTTGGAGTCCGAGAGGATGACCAAGGCCAGGATAACCGCCGAGGAGCTGGATAAGGAGCGCGGCGTGGTGATCAATGAGCTTGTGAGGGGTGAGAACGACCCGATATCGGTCCTCATGAACCGGATGGAGAGCGTGGCCTTCGATTGGCATTCTTATGGTAAGCCCACCATAGGGAACCGGGTGGATCTTGAGAGGCTTTCGTTGGACCGGGTGCTTGATTTCTACAGGTCCTTCGTAAGGCCGGACAACGGGGTTCTCATCATCTCCAGCCCCTTTGAGGATGAGGTGGTCCTTAAGGAGGTTGAGCGGTTCTTCGGTTCCATAGAGGTGCCTTCCTATCCAGTGCCTAGGATGGTGAGCCAGGAGCTAGGTCAGGATGGGGAGCGCATGGTGAAGCTGTACCTTCCCGGTCAGTATGGTGCGGTTGGGTTGGTTTACCATGGTCCCGCGGGCTCATCCAGGAAGGCTGCGGCTTTCCAGGTGTTGATGGAGATAATAGGGGCGGAACCCTCTGGCAGGCTGTACCGGGACTTGGTGATGAAGGGGGTGGCCGGTGCCGTATGGGCCGGGGCCTTCATGTTCAAGGACTCCTCGACCGCCATAGCCCTGGCGCAGCTGCCCGGGGGCTCCAATCCGGAATCCGCCCTTGCGGCCATGGTAGATTCCGTGGAGGGAAGGAGAGGGTTTACCGCCGAGGAGGTTCATCAGGCGAAGCAGAGGATACTCAAGAGGATGGACCTTAAGTATGCCAGCCCGGACGAACTGGCGGTGGAGCTGACCGAGTGGGTTGCAAGGGGTGACTGGCGGCTCTTCTTCGTTCACAGGTCCAGGGTTGAGGACGTAACCCCGGAGGAAGTGAACGCCCTGGCGGAACGCTACCTGGTTAGGTACAACAGGACCGCTGGGATATTCGAGCCCTCCTCCTCGGATGTCAGGGTTATGGTCCCCAATGGGGAGCCGATCGGGGAGGAGGAGCTGCGGCGGGCAGCGGAGTCTCCCTTGATGGAGGGAGAGTCGCTGGGGGTAACGCTGGACGAGATGGAGAGGCGGGTTCAGCGTTTTACCTTGGGCGGCTTGAAGGTGGGGCTTATCGACAAGAGGACCAGGGGAGGCTGGGTTTACGCCAGGCTGGGACTTGAAATAGGCACCCCCGAGGATCTTAAAGGCAAGGCCCTCATCGGGGAGCTGATGGGGCGTTACCTCGGCAGAGGGGCGGGGGGCATGTCTAGGGAGGAGCTGGACAGGGCCTTTGACGAGATGAGGGCCTTGGTATCCTTCTCGGGATCCCCAACCGGGGTGACAGTGGATCTCAAAGCCCCTTCCGAGAACTTCGGCAAGGCTTTGGATCTGGTGGCCCTGTGTCTTAAGGAGCCCAGGTTCTCCAAGGAGCAGTTGAGTACGCTGAAACTGGAGCTTCGTTCCGAGATAGAGGATCAGATGGATGACCCGTCCGCCCTTGCGGAGGAGGTGCTCGATGAGGCCTTCAACCCCTACCACAAGGGGGATGTAAGGCGTCCTTTGACCATGAAGGAGCGCCTAGAGGGCATGGAGTCCGTGGGTCTGAATGAGCTCAAGGCCTTCCACCGCCAGTTCTTTGGTCTTTCAGAGGGCCAGCTAGGGGTGGTGGGCCCGGTGGATGGGGACTGGCTCAGGAAGAAGCTCGAGGATCTCTTCTCCGGTTGGAGCCCCAAGGTGCGGTACCGCAGGGTTGAGTATCCGTTTGTCCCTGTGGAAGGGGGAGTCCGGAGGGTTCAGGTGAACGGCAAGCCCAATGCAACGGTGGCTGCCTGGTCCCCGGTTAGGATAAACCAGGAGAGCCCCGATTACCCGGACCTTTTGGTGGCGGTTAACGTGCTGGGAGGGGGATGGCTGGACTCCAGGCTTGCACGGCGCATAAGGCATCATGACGGAACCAGCTACGGCGTAAGGCTTTCATTGCGGGTCTTCGATCCGGACGACTCGGGAAGGCTGGAGTTCTGGGCCATAGCGTCCCCCAAGGACGTGCCGAGGGTTAAGGAGTCTTTTAGGGATGAGTTGAGGCGAGCCTTAAACGAAGGGTTTTCGTCCCAGGAGGTGGAGAGGGCCAAGTCGTTCATCCTCGAGGGGGTGAAGGTGGACCGCTCCCAGGACGGGAGGCTCCCAAGACAGCTGGAGAAGGACCTCTTCCTGGGCAGGGACTTCCTGTGGCATAGGGCCATGGAGGAGGCCATATCGAAGGTGACTCCGGATTCCGCGCTGAAGGCGCTTAGAAGGCATCTATCCGGGGAAGGGGCCTTCCTCATCGTTGAGGCCGGCAGTTTCGAATAG